CCACAGTATATTCCATGATCTGAAGGGACTAGAAGAACCATGTGCTTCATTTTAACGTGTTGTGTCCTTGTTTAGCTTTATCGTGTCTGTGCCCGTAAAAAAACTCCTATACACGAATTGCGGGGTCTACattttcactaataatttaaagttttgattcaaataaaatagataattacatattttaacATGACataaaaagcaaacaaaaaattCATGTAGTTTTTTCTTTGTATGAAATGTTATATGAGCTTATTAGCGTTTTAGTTGATTGGTTTGACGCCTTGTAATTAATAGATCAACAGAAATTTAACTACACATTACAATTACACAACTATGAGTCTATGACAAGAAAATGATAACATCAAAACCAATAAAAGGTACAATAATGAAAATCACAACCATACAATAAGAGAAACATATTGCTCTCCAAGATTATTGAGCTATTAGCGCCCAAGTACTAACCTTATAAACCATCGTGGTTTTCCATACTTAAACATGAAATATCCTAGAGCAATACCAAATGGCATGCCGCAACTATATCCAACAACAACACTTTGCCAACCAAATCCAATCCAAAAACTTTGCGAATCCTCTGTGTCTGATGATGCATGCCCTTCACCTTTGTCTTGGCATTGTAAAGTTAATGGAAATCCACATAGAGCCGCGTTTCCCAAATAGGAATCGTTGCTAAATGTGTCGAACTGAGGGCCATTAGGTATATGACCAGAAAGATGATTATAAGAAAGATTGAATTTTGAAAGAAATGTCAACGATCTTGCAAGTTCTTCTGGAATCTCACCCACTAGTTTGTTTGATGAGAGATCGAGTATCTGAAGATTAGTTAGATTTCCCAGTGATGATGGAATATAACCAGCAAGCTGATTGTGTGATAGATTGAGATTCACAATAAAATGAAGCTTTCCTAAAGATCTTGGAATCTCACCATTAAAGTTGTTGTTGGATAAATCAAGGCTTGTGTAGAGATCATAGTGTGGCAGTGGAACCTCATTCCCTTTCCACACTAGGCTTATTAATAAATCACTCCTATTATTCCACCCTGGGCCTGTTAAGAAATCATTTCCTTTCAACACTAAGCTTGACACATCATTATATTCTAATATTTCACCATTATTTTTATGCTTCATGGCTTCAAAATTCTCCATATAATGTCTTGGCAAAGGACCTGTGAACTCATTGTGTGAAATGTCAAATATATACAACTTTGGGAACGGGAATCTAGTATTAGAAGTATTGCATATTTCACCGTGGAACTGATTAGATCTCAAGACAAGAACACGCAATTCGCGAAGAGCATCTGACCAGCATGGGAACGTATCAACTATCTTGTTGTTCCCGAGATTTAGAATTTCGAGAAAGTTGCAATTTTTCAAGCTTTGAGGCAATGGTCCTTCTAAGTGATTGCCCTTCAAATTGAAATACAACAAGTTATTTCTTTTTGTCCATGTTTCTGGAATAGTTCCCTGAAGTTGATTATCAGCAAAATTTATAACCTCAAGTTTCCGACTGAAATTCCCTAAACACTGAGGTAGTGGACCATGCAAATTGTTGTTAGATAAATCAAGAAATCTCAAGGAACTCAAACCGCACAACCCTAACTCTATTCCAGAAATTAAACTGGAATTTGTTATTTGATTTGTGGCATTCCCAAGTTTCAGAGTTTGAGGTATGGTGCCATGAAGCTGGTTTTGAGAAACTAGCAAAGTTCTCAAAGCTTTCAATTTTCCTAGACATTGTGGAATTGGACCTCCCAAACTGTTGTTGGATAAAATTAACCCTTCAAGGGAGTGGAGGTTGCACAGTACTCTAGGAATATTTCCTTGCAGCATGTTGGAGCGGAGAAAAAGATATCTTAATGATGTTACATTCCCCAGACATTGCGGGATTTGACCTCCCAAACTATTGTTGGATAATGAGACACCTTCAAGAGAGTTAAGATTGCACAGCGTTGCTGGAATACCGCCTCGTAAGATATTGGAATTGAGAGAAAGATATCTTAGTGAGGTTATATTTCCCAAGCACTGTGGAATTACGCCATCCAAACTATTTTCGTACAAGTCAATAACTTCAAGATGGTTAAGGTTACAAACCGTTCCAGGAATATTTCCTTGCAACATGTTGCGACCGAGATCAAGGAGCCTTAGTGAACTTAGATTTCCAATTGTAGGAGGAATTGAATGGAAGAAATGGGTTTCACCCAGTTTAATTACTTCAATACGAGATAGTTTGAATAGATTTGATGGCAATGGTCCTTGGAATTGATTCCTCCCACAATTGAAATACTGAAGCCTACTCAAATTGGAGAAAATTTCTTCTGGAATTTGGCCAGTCAAAGAATTTGAATA
This region of Ipomoea triloba cultivar NCNSP0323 chromosome 15, ASM357664v1 genomic DNA includes:
- the LOC116005908 gene encoding receptor-like protein 43, with the protein product MTSSPRTICFLLHIILLFTLPWETTSSERTQGRALVEWKNTLSNTDDFLRSWSIANLDNICWNWTGINCTNAGAVNEIKLENLNLSGTLKSFDFISFPNLTRFSLYNNTFTGSIPYAIANLSLLVNLDLGWNHFVNAIPTEIGRLTKLEFLNLAVNNLNGTIPSQIRHLQHLQLLSLYSNSLTGQIPEEIFSNLSRLQYFNCGRNQFQGPLPSNLFKLSRIEVIKLGETHFFHSIPPTIGNLSSLRLLDLGRNMLQGNIPGTVCNLNHLEVIDLYENSLDGVIPQCLGNITSLRYLSLNSNILRGGIPATLCNLNSLEGVSLSNNSLGGQIPQCLGNVTSLRYLFLRSNMLQGNIPRVLCNLHSLEGLILSNNSLGGPIPQCLGKLKALRTLLVSQNQLHGTIPQTLKLGNATNQITNSSLISGIELGLCGLSSLRFLDLSNNNLHGPLPQCLGNFSRKLEVINFADNQLQGTIPETWTKRNNLLYFNLKGNHLEGPLPQSLKNCNFLEILNLGNNKIVDTFPCWSDALRELRVLVLRSNQFHGEICNTSNTRFPFPKLYIFDISHNEFTGPLPRHYMENFEAMKHKNNGEILEYNDVSSLVLKGNDFLTGPGWNNRSDLLISLVWKGNEVPLPHYDLYTSLDLSNNNFNGEIPRSLGKLHFIVNLNLSHNQLAGYIPSSLGNLTNLQILDLSSNKLVGEIPEELARSLTFLSKFNLSYNHLSGHIPNGPQFDTFSNDSYLGNAALCGFPLTLQCQDKGEGHASSDTEDSQSFWIGFGWQSVVVGYSCGMPFGIALGYFMFKYGKPRWFIRLKNFMWQAAKGILPTRVKLRSRGVEVDPLCLICGEEEETDVHTLLNCRGIAKSGLLP